A genomic region of Tolypothrix sp. PCC 7910 contains the following coding sequences:
- a CDS encoding cupredoxin domain-containing protein — MLNKTALIGSIASLGIVLSIASGKASAQTSHETHSSATVQTNQFQRIEQPLGSKVAVTLGGLGLIGLELWWFLLSKPKSGKAVATGGNIQEVTVTVDGGYDPSRVVVQAGIPVRLKFERKDPSSCLEQVVIPDFHIAADLPLNQVTTVEFTPKQAGTYVFTCGMNMFRGEIQAEASDTQSTVAKKDETIIESQPKSFSSIDEHETTVEQGIQKATINVDKGYIPNRVVVKAGQRVQLNFLRKNSSNCLAKVLIPDFGIAADLPLNELTSIEFTPEKPGEYAFTCGMNMFRGVIAVQGADAREEKVSTQTRFL, encoded by the coding sequence ATGTTAAATAAAACAGCACTCATCGGTAGTATAGCCAGTTTAGGAATTGTACTCTCAATTGCATCTGGTAAAGCAAGCGCACAAACATCCCATGAAACGCACTCATCTGCAACAGTCCAAACCAATCAATTTCAACGTATTGAGCAACCACTAGGGAGTAAGGTGGCTGTCACCCTTGGTGGATTGGGACTAATTGGCTTGGAACTTTGGTGGTTCTTGCTGAGTAAACCTAAGTCTGGGAAAGCAGTTGCAACAGGCGGGAATATTCAGGAAGTAACCGTCACCGTTGATGGGGGATACGATCCAAGTCGAGTTGTGGTGCAAGCTGGGATACCAGTACGGCTGAAATTTGAACGCAAAGATCCTAGCAGTTGCTTAGAACAAGTGGTGATTCCAGACTTTCACATTGCCGCAGATTTACCGCTTAATCAAGTCACCACTGTGGAATTTACACCCAAACAAGCCGGAACTTATGTCTTTACCTGTGGTATGAATATGTTTCGCGGTGAAATTCAAGCTGAAGCATCAGACACTCAATCAACAGTTGCAAAGAAAGATGAAACAATTATAGAATCTCAGCCCAAATCTTTCAGTTCAATTGATGAGCATGAAACAACTGTAGAGCAAGGAATCCAGAAAGCTACCATCAATGTAGATAAAGGATACATACCGAATCGTGTTGTTGTCAAAGCAGGGCAAAGAGTGCAACTCAACTTTCTGCGTAAAAATTCCAGCAATTGCCTTGCAAAAGTGTTAATTCCTGATTTTGGTATTGCTGCTGATTTACCACTCAATGAATTGACCTCAATTGAGTTTACACCCGAAAAACCAGGCGAATATGCTTTCACTTGTGGCATGAATATGTTTCGTGGTGTGATCGCAGTCCAAGGAGCAGACGCTAGAGAAGAAAAGGTGTCTACTCAAACCCGTTTCTTATAA
- a CDS encoding heavy metal translocating P-type ATPase: METATLKLRGMSCASCAKSIEEAISSVPGVNECSVNFGAEQATVEYDPRTTDVQTIQDAVDGAGYSAYPLQEQNLMAGEDDAEKTARLRESRYLLRKVIVAGMIGAVLVIGSLPMMLGLNLPLIPTWLHNSWVQMVLTTPALFWCGADFFKNAWKALKRHAATMDTLVALGTGAAYTYSLFATAFPSFFVAQGLKPDVYYEAAVVIIALILLGRWLENRAKGQTSEAIRKLVGLQAKTARLIRNGREVDVPIEQVQIGDVVLVRPGEKVPVDGEVVEGTSTVDEAMVTGESVPTKKQPGDEVIGATINKTGSFKFRTTRVGKDTVLAQIVQLVQQAQGSKAPIQRLADQVTGWFVPAVIAIAIFTFIIWYNIMGNVTLALITTVGVLIIACPCALGLATPTSVMVGTGKGAENGILIKGAESLELAHQIQTIVLDKTGTITQGKPTVTDFVTVNGTLNGNEIQLIQLAASVERNSEHPLAEAVVRYAQSQEVPLADVRDFEAVAGSGVQGIVSNRLVQIGTQRWMEELSINTQALLQDKERLEYLGKTAVWLAVDGEIKGVMGIADAIKPTSTQAVRALQRLGLEVVMLTGDNQRTAESIAREVGIKRVLAEVRPDQKAATVQALQAEGKIVAMVGDGINDAPALAQADVGIAIGTGTDVAIAASDITLISGDLQGIVTAIQLSRATIRNIRQNLFFAFIYNVAGIPIAAGILFPIFGWLLNPIIAGAAMAFSSVSVVTNALRLRNFQPKTLIPIQNSKFKIQN, encoded by the coding sequence ATGGAAACAGCCACACTGAAACTGCGCGGTATGAGTTGCGCCTCTTGTGCAAAGAGTATCGAAGAAGCAATCAGTTCTGTTCCAGGTGTGAATGAATGTAGTGTGAACTTTGGAGCCGAACAAGCAACAGTTGAGTATGACCCCAGAACAACTGATGTACAAACCATCCAGGATGCAGTGGACGGGGCAGGTTACTCTGCCTATCCACTCCAAGAACAAAACCTAATGGCAGGAGAAGATGATGCTGAGAAAACGGCACGTTTACGAGAATCACGTTATCTACTGCGAAAAGTGATTGTTGCTGGGATGATTGGTGCTGTGCTTGTAATTGGGTCGTTACCCATGATGCTCGGATTGAATTTACCTTTGATTCCCACATGGTTGCATAATTCTTGGGTACAAATGGTACTGACAACTCCAGCACTATTTTGGTGCGGTGCCGATTTCTTTAAAAACGCCTGGAAAGCTTTAAAGCGTCACGCTGCTACTATGGATACTCTAGTTGCTCTAGGCACAGGAGCAGCATATACCTATTCTTTATTTGCCACAGCTTTCCCCAGTTTCTTTGTGGCTCAAGGATTAAAGCCGGATGTATATTACGAAGCAGCAGTTGTAATTATTGCTTTAATTCTTTTGGGACGGTGGCTAGAAAACCGCGCTAAAGGACAAACTTCAGAAGCTATCCGTAAGCTAGTTGGTTTGCAAGCGAAAACAGCACGGTTGATTCGTAATGGACGAGAAGTAGATGTACCAATTGAACAGGTACAAATTGGCGATGTAGTGCTGGTTCGCCCTGGAGAGAAAGTTCCTGTTGATGGGGAAGTGGTTGAGGGGACATCTACCGTTGATGAAGCGATGGTGACTGGCGAAAGTGTACCGACCAAAAAGCAACCAGGAGATGAAGTCATTGGAGCCACTATTAACAAAACTGGAAGTTTTAAATTCCGGACAACAAGAGTAGGTAAGGATACTGTACTGGCGCAGATTGTTCAATTAGTCCAGCAGGCTCAAGGTTCAAAAGCTCCCATTCAAAGATTAGCAGACCAAGTTACCGGGTGGTTTGTCCCGGCGGTAATTGCGATCGCTATCTTCACTTTTATCATTTGGTACAACATCATGGGTAATGTCACTCTGGCATTGATAACCACAGTTGGGGTGTTAATTATCGCTTGTCCTTGTGCTTTGGGTTTAGCCACACCAACCTCTGTGATGGTAGGCACAGGTAAAGGTGCAGAAAACGGCATTTTAATTAAGGGAGCCGAAAGCTTAGAACTGGCACATCAAATTCAAACCATTGTCTTAGATAAAACCGGCACGATTACCCAAGGTAAACCGACAGTTACAGATTTTGTCACGGTTAACGGCACACTGAATGGCAATGAAATTCAGCTGATACAACTAGCCGCCTCAGTAGAACGCAATTCTGAACACCCCTTGGCAGAAGCCGTTGTTCGATATGCTCAATCTCAGGAAGTACCATTAGCAGATGTCAGAGATTTTGAAGCCGTGGCAGGTAGTGGTGTCCAAGGTATCGTTTCTAACCGTCTTGTGCAAATTGGTACACAACGCTGGATGGAAGAGTTGAGTATTAACACTCAAGCCTTGCTTCAAGATAAAGAACGCTTAGAATACCTGGGTAAAACAGCAGTTTGGTTAGCAGTTGATGGCGAAATCAAAGGCGTGATGGGTATTGCTGATGCCATTAAACCCACTTCTACCCAAGCTGTGAGAGCATTACAAAGACTCGGTTTAGAAGTTGTGATGCTCACTGGAGATAATCAACGCACCGCAGAAAGTATTGCTCGTGAAGTTGGTATTAAGCGGGTTTTGGCAGAAGTCCGCCCCGACCAAAAAGCCGCAACAGTACAAGCATTACAAGCAGAAGGCAAAATTGTGGCGATGGTTGGTGATGGTATCAATGATGCACCAGCTTTAGCTCAAGCCGATGTGGGAATTGCAATTGGCACTGGTACAGATGTAGCGATCGCAGCTAGTGACATCACCTTAATCTCTGGTGATTTACAAGGCATAGTTACAGCCATTCAACTCAGTCGCGCCACAATTCGCAATATTCGTCAAAACTTATTCTTCGCCTTCATTTACAACGTTGCGGGTATTCCCATAGCCGCCGGGATTCTTTTCCCTATCTTCGGTTGGTTACTCAATCCCATCATCGCCGGTGCAGCAATGGCTTTTAGTTCAGTTTCCGTAGTCACCAATGCACTGCGTTTGCGTAACTTCCAACCTAAAACACTCATACCAATTCAAAATTCAAAATTCAAAATTCAAAATTAA
- a CDS encoding heavy-metal-associated domain-containing protein, translated as MTLQLKVPNMACSACGETITKAIQAVDPTAKVEADPKTKLVSVETQTTEAAVKEAITAAGYSVA; from the coding sequence ATGACACTTCAACTAAAAGTTCCTAACATGGCTTGTTCTGCTTGTGGAGAAACGATTACAAAAGCCATCCAAGCAGTTGACCCCACAGCTAAGGTTGAGGCCGATCCGAAAACAAAGCTAGTCAGCGTCGAAACTCAGACAACCGAAGCAGCAGTAAAAGAAGCAATTACAGCAGCTGGCTATTCGGTCGCATGA